Part of the Equus caballus isolate H_3958 breed thoroughbred chromosome 5, TB-T2T, whole genome shotgun sequence genome is shown below.
GGGGGCCCTGCAAGCAAGAAGATGCAGTCAGGGCCAGCTGGAACCTACAGCATCTGTGCGCCCAGCCCCCCAACTCAGGCCACTCACCATTTACATAAAGTGGCACCTCCCGCTCAGCCACTCCGATCCGAGGCACGATGGCCCGGCAGGTGTAGGTGCCGGCATCTGCCTGGGTCACCGACTTCAACAGCAGCTGGTTGCTGTTACTCAGGAcctgggcagagagagcagccTCGGGTGGGGAGCCAGGAGGCCTGGGCCCCTAGGTCCATGTGGGCCCCCGCATTGGAGGCATTGGAAAGAAAGCAGGAAGGGCCACAAGTGAATTCCCAGAAGGGAAATAGGATCCCTAGTCCTTCTGGTCCATCCCCTGACTCTAAACAGGCTGACATTTAAACACACCATCTCTGCAAAAGCGGAGCCCGGCGAGGGCAGGTGAGGCTGCAGTAATTTCACAGAGGATGCAGCCTCGTGGGTAATCTGTTCTAGTGCTTTTCTTGCAAAGCAAAGTAGGAAGTTTCACTCTGAAATCCCTCTTCCTGCAGTTTTGGCCCAAAGTGTCTAATGGAGGTCTCTGTAGAGCTGCAGAATTCAACCCTCTCTTCTCCAGTGAATCATCCCAGCTTCCCCACCTTCCTAGGCAGCATTCATTCACCAGGTCCCTTTCCACTGGAGCAGCTCCACTCAGGCGTCTTTCCTCCTCCCACACACAGGTCAGCGTGTCCCTCCCGCTGCCACTGAACCAGCCCACTGTCCTGCGAGGAGTGTGGGGGTTGATTACAAGCACTGTCTTTCTCCTCCAAATCCCAAGACCCTGGAAATATCCCAGGTTCCACTTGAAAAATAATGTGCTTATTTGCtgccccacccccgacccccacGATGCTCCTTCCAGCATTCAAGATAGGCAGCAAGCATCTTACCATGTTTGAGTCCTTTTTGGTCCAGGTGAGGGTGAGGGGGGGATTCCCAACCCAGACACAGGTGAGGGTGACATCAGAGCCAATGTCTGTGGTCGTGGGTTTAGGGTCAACTACGATCCGGGGGGCAACTGAGGTAGAAAGGAGCAGCTCGTTAGGGTCTCGGTCTCATTGGGGGTCAGCTCTGGTCagtcttcccttccttctcctgccctgCTGCCTCCCCATGTCTATCCCCTGTCTCCTCAGCCTCATGGAGCCTCCCCCCACTCCACTCCAGGCCCTTCAAAGGCCCCCAGTCTCTGTCCCTGTCCCCACCCTTGCAGCTACTCACAGTGGACATTGACTAGAGTACTGACGTTGGTGCTGCCCACTTTGTTGTGAACCTCACAGGACACAGGCTCCGTGAAGAAGGAGTAATCAACATTTGTCTCATAGCGACTCTCGTGGGCATCTTCAATCAAGAAGCCCCCCTTGGCCCACCTGGGGGAGGAGGCACCAAAGCGAGGGGTCAGGGCCTGGCCCCTCTCACCCGTGTCCGATGGCACTGCCCTCCCCAGCACCCCACTCCTGGCCTCAGGGGCCTCtccactctccctccccagacagctcccagccccacccctcgcACCTGTAGCCCAGGATCTCAGGGTTGGCCGTGGCCTGGCACGTAAAGACGACACGCTCGCCCTCCTGCACTGTCTGTGGCTCAATGGACAGGGTCACTGTAGGAGGGTCTGCAAAGCAGGGGACAGGAAGTCACTGTCTTTTCTGTCCCCAGCACATACGCTCAGACCTCACCACTGTGCAGTGATCTGGGAATTTGAGTTTGCAGTGTACCAGCTCCAGCAAATAAGCTGTCTTCCTCACCTTTATGCCACGGAGCCTCTAGCAGGCCGGCTGGGGAGACCACCAAGGATGACACCAAAGGGACACATTGGTCAGTGGATGTAATGACCCACTGTGGCCACTAGGCGTCAGTGTGGGCTCACTTGGCCAGCtagagggatgggggtggggcatcTCTTCAACTGCTGCCCACACTCCCACCTTTCCCTGGGCAGAGGGGATTGACTGAGCACCTACCCGGGAGCATACTCCATGCTAGATGCTCTTACACTCTCATTTAATGTTGGCAACCCTGAGAAGCAGGTACAGGTCCACAGTCCCTTATCTGAAATCCTTGGGATTAGACGTGTTTCAGAATTtggcatttttcaaattttagaaagGTAATGGGATGCATAGACCATTTACTATGTAAGACTCCCAGCAGGGTCTGGGCAACACCCCACAGTCAGACACATTAACACGTCTGCAGTGAAACAGATGACTATTCAGATTaagtgggttaaataaaatactacaAAGGGCCCACAGTTCAGGTTTTGCCACCAAACCACTCTTGGCTTGGAATTTTGCATTAAGGATTGTAGACCTGTATTTTATTCTCTGCAGGTAGACAGAAttagaaactgaagctcagagattaAATCATCACCCAAAGTCAGACGCTGGCTTAGACCCGGGAACTGCCTGCCTCACATCCGATGCCTCTTCTACCAGCCCTCAGTGTCCACGGTCAAACCAGGGACTCCAATGTGAGCATCCCTCTGGGGCCCCTGGAGGATTCTTCCGTGCTTCTCCAAGGGTGCCCACATGTGCTTCCCCACCTCATCCCTCCACCCTGCTCCTCCCCAGGACCCTACTCACGGTGCACATCAAGCTCGATGGAAGTCTCCTTGCCTCCGGGGATGGCCTCATTCACACTGCGGCAGGTGAAGACTCGCCCGATGTCCAGGTCGGTGGGGTTAATGAGCAGCTGGCTGATGGTAGTCTCCCGCTTCCCATCCTTCAGCAGCTCCTGGGGTGGGACAAGGTGGGAGACATGGTCAAGCTAAAAGCCCCCTCCTCTGTTCTCAGGATGACCCCACTCAGAGCTGGGCTTGCGCTGGAGAGGCACTTCAGCCTGAAGCTcagcctcctcccccagccccacctcttccccaagtttggctttgttttctttaattaatagttattttttagagaagttttaagtttatggaaaaattaaacagaaaatacagagttCCCGTATACCCTCCTTACCGACCCTACAGTTTcccttgttattttattttattttttttttaggaagattagccctgagctcacatccgtgcccatcttcctctactttctatgtgggacgcctaccacagcatggcttgccaagcggtgccatgtccgcactcgggatctgaaccggcgaaccctgggccgccgaagcagaatgtgtgcacttaaccactgcaccaccgggccagccctccctTGTTATTGTTAACACGATGTATTAGCGTCATACGTATGTTGCAGCTGATGAACCAATACAAAGACATCATTACTaatgaagtccatagtttacactggtgttcactctttgtgttgtacggTTTTTCCCAGGATCTTGAGCATCATTCCTGGAATTCTCTGAGTCCAACTCAAGTCCCTCCTCTTCTGGGAAGTCTTCTTTGGCCACCCCAGCCCTCAGGACTCTCCCAGCCTGAACTCGCGCGCTTGTAGTCTGTCTGTCCCGCACTCTGCTCTAGGCACAGCCAGCCATGCCTCTCAGGCACTGGGTGATTTCAGTGCTGGGTCTCTCCTGCCAGACCATAAACCCCACAGGGAAGGGCCTCACAGGTGCAGTCTCACACTGGCTCAGTGGTATCCAACTTGAGGCCCTGAATACGGTCATAGGATGCCTTGGGCTGTTTTCCATATTGCAAATTGCCTAGGGGTTACCATACTATTAGCCATAGTTAGGTCCCGCGGTTTGACAGCAATACTCGCATCTTTGCTGGACCAGAACAGGACCAGCCCAGTGCAATAACACCAGCGTCCTCGTGCTGCTTTGAAGCTCCATCGTCTTTAATGAACATAAGAAGGGGAGTGGAGGACAAGTGGCCAGTAACAAATAAGCTTGTTTGGCtgccaaaatatttcaaaacatgtagccccagaggaaaaaaataacacagttCATGGTAGTGAAAAGGTTAAGTACCACTAAGGCCAGATTCTCATCTGTCAAACGGTGAAACTAAGGCCGAGAGAAGTgaattgtccaaggtcatacagacGGTCAAGGGCTGAGCTAATAATCCAGGTCCTCCCTGGGGCCGTGCTCCAAGGCACACAGGTGAGCAGTCTCTCCCTGCAGGTGAGCAGGTCTCTCAAAGCACCAAGCAAAGGGCTGAGGACACAAATATGCTTGCCTACAGCTGGCAGAAGGAACCTCATACAGGAGGTATGGATTCTAATTCCAGCTCCACTGTCAACTTTACCATGTGCTCCTGGGCAAGTCACCTGATGTCTTTCTCTGCCGTAAatccctcatctataaagtgtACACAGTAATCCTTGCCTCTTCAACCTCTTAGTTGTGCCGACTGGGAAAATGTGCCAACTAGAGGTTGAGGGAGGGAGGTTGAGGTACTCCATAGAGAGACAGCACAGTCTGACCCAGGTacaaaccccagctctgctgcatgccagctgtgtgaccttgggcaagtcactcaacctctctgaccATCAGTTCCCTCTTTGTGAGTTGGAAATAACATCTAATTTATGGACCTCCTGTGAGGACTAAGAGAGATGATCCATAAAGAGTTTAGCATGCACCAGTGTTTGGCACACATTAGGTGTTTCATCGAtgtagctattattactattaattctGAGTTTCTGCTCAGCTACTGAATGGCATCATGAACCTGAGGATTCActtctcttctctgggcctccattttccCAACTGTATGGGACCAGATGACTTCTAAGGCCCCTTCTCACATCTGTGTCTCCCTGAGTCTGTGGTCAGACCCACGTGGGAAAGGAAAGGTGACCTGAGAAGAGGCCCAAGAGGAGCTGGGGGAGCAGGCGGGGTCTCACCGTGCTGGCCACAGCGCCTTCCTGCTGCGTCCCATCCCTGAACCAGATGATGGTGGCGGCAGGCTTGGCGTTGAAGGCTCGGCACGTGAGGTTGTGGGGGGTGCCTGCCTGTAGCAGAAGCACAGGACCTCCATCAATCCTGGTGTCCTCCGGGGGGACTGTGGGGAGAGCAGAGCAAAGTCAGTCCAGGGTGCGGCCAGCACCACCCTGATGACCAAAACCCCTGCCCCTAGAGGCATTTCTCCCTCTGCACCTCCACCCCTTGGCGGGGTGGTGCCTCCCTTACCTGCTAACTTACAGTCACTGTACCTGTGCTCCCACAGTGGCTTCACCTACGGCCCTCAGCTCACCCAGCTTTCCCAGACCCCCATCAGTTATCCTTTCCCAGCCTGTACCAATTCTGGTTCTACACGGCCTGCCATTGCTCAAACCTACACACTATGGATGAGGGGAGTGGCCTCAAGTTAGGGAAGAACTAGGCTATCATGGGGTTTGAGTACAGCTCATACCTTGGGGGGCCTGGCATGGAAAGGTGGCTACCTCCCCAGAGCTTCTTCCATCCATtcgctcctctctgctcctccgcCCTGGAGCAGCCAGATGAGCCGGCCTATGACAGCAACCTCCCAAATGGACTCCCTGCCTCCAGTGCCTCCGGCCCCAGCACATCCATCACTGCTGGCAGGTTATTTTCTCTATAGAGCAGCTAAGACTGTGCCACTTCCCAATTCAAACACCTTCAGTGGCTACCAACTGCCGTGGGCACGAGTTCCAAGCACCTCAGCCTGCTGTTCAGGGCTCCTGAGGCCAAGTCCTGCACTTTCTCACCTCCTCGCCTTTGCTTCCCCTGTTCTCTCCCTCACAGTGTCTGCTGAAGTGCTACCCAGCCTGTTCACCGCCCAGTCACTGCACAAGGCCTTCCGTGCCATGTGCCCCCCAACCACTACCTCGGTGGTCCCCAGCCAGTCACTCAAAGCTCTCAGCACCATCGGCCTTGTGTTTGGGTTACTTCTGATTATCCACGCCCCCTTCCACCCAAAACAGCTATCCCCGGAAAAGCAAGGACCCTGTCTCCCTAATATTTACACAGTCTCCAGCGCTGAGAATGCGGCCAGAGTAGGCTCTTGATAAATGCTTAGGGAAGTGAATCAATGAGATGTCTGACACTAGGAAACAGGGGTCCTCTTCCTGTCCTGTCCCCATGGGCTTCTAAATGCTCAGGTGACCTGGACTGGAAGTTCCCTGGGTACAGGGGctgcctcttcttttcctttttttttttttgaggaagattagccctgggctaactgctgccaatcctcctctttttgctgaggaagactggctctgagctaacatccgtgcccaccttcctccactttatatgtgggacgcctaccacagcatggcttgctaagcagtgccacgtccgcacctgggatccgaaccagtgaacccccgcCAGCTGAAgaggaacgtgggaacttaacccctgcaccactgggccggccccctcttattttctcttaaagccCCAAAGTCTAGCCCAGATCTTGGTTCATGGCAGGCCTTCAGGGATATCAGCTGAATTAAAGAATAAGTGATTGAGGAGATAAAGGCAGAAGAATTTTGATTATAATCTTCCTGGTCCACCTAGTGGTCATCAGGCCAGAAATGAGAaggatttcatttgttttttgctgggaaagaccAGGAAGACTCAGAGGGGGCTCTCAGAGGGAACCCTTGAGAGTAGCCTGGGAGGCCCGTAAGTCCAGTGGTGGGCAAGGCTGTCCTGGAGTTTATGCCGTGATGGTCTCCATGCTGGGGTTTCCAGTAGAAAGGAACCACTAGCAGCCCGACCCAGCATTCTGCTCACCTTGTGCACACAGAGGTAGCATGGGAAAAGAGTGGAATTTCGCATCAGGCTGCCCTGGTTTTAAATCTTGGCATCTTTATTTTCCTGTCCTGTGATCTTGAGTGTGCCCCTCAAGTCATTGAGTCCCAGTTTCTTCAACAGGGACATAACAATGCCTACCCACGGGGCCCTCGTGAAGGTCAGGTGAGGCATCGTGTATGGACTGTTATGTGCAGGGCACATGTGATATCTGGAATGTGTTCGCTTTGCTGCCCAGATGAGAGCCTGGAGCGCCTCTACCTCCTGGCTGGAGAACTGCCCACTGAATCCCTGACTCCTCCTCTTTGCTCGCTGGTGTACCTGGTTCTGATGCCGGATGGGGACAGATTGGGAAATGGGGTGGGAAGCAGtgaaaggtggagagaaatgGATAAAAAGCTGCCACTCAGGGTCCCCTGGTCTAGTTGTGCCTTGCTGCCACACCCTGGGAGGAAGGTCCTGGATAAGCAGAGGCCCTGCACTTCTCCAGGGGGGAGAGACCATACCCAGATGTGAGTCGTCCCTCCTGTGGGGAAGGTCTCTCCTCTTGTCAACTCTCCCTTCCTTGTAACTCTCGCCCTTTTCCTTGTTCAGGAAAAGACCGTCCATCTGTCACCTCTGTCACTAGCCCAGCCTTCTCTTTGTAGCTGGGGCAAAGGGAAATAAGGCTGTTGAGGTATCTGCTCAGCCATCAGTTAGAGGGCATGTGTCcatgtgtatgtttgtttatGAACAAGCTTTTATAATTTGTGATGTGAATTTGCATTATCAGCACGTACCTgtgtctggggcctcagtttccttgtttgtaaaactGCAAAAATAACATTGACATCTATTCCCCAGGGTTGTTATTGTGAAGGCAAAATGAGATCAAGGATGTGACGCCAACTGTGAACGGTAAGGTGATAGACGATATTTCCACCACTCATTGCATGCTTACCGTGCGTCAGCTAACGTGCCTCATGCGTGTgatttcacttaatccttactACAAAGTGTATTTCATTACTCCTTTCATGGTAAATACCATCAATCCCAAATCCACAGGTAaggcactgaggctcagggaggttaagcaaATGTGCTTGGAGACAGGAGAGTGAGTGAAATGGCGGGGCCGGGATGTGGATGGGGCCCGCTAACCCCGTAGCCGTGCTCCTTGCTGCTGCACTGGCGTTGTCATCTCTGGGAATAAGGAGGGAGCTGTGGGGCTGTAGATCTGTATTATGTCGGCATCTGAGGGCAAGTGCAAGGCAGCTTCTCAAAGTCCTGCCACAGGAAGAATGAAAGGCCATTCTGTGAAGGGACCACTGAGGGGTACGGCTGCAGATGTGAGGGGTTTATGAGGCTGGCTGTGCACACTGGGCAAAGCCCACTCTCGACTCTGCCCAGCCCATTTCTGGGCCCCTGGGCTGCCCTGAGCAAAGGCTGTGTGTAAGCGGGTAGGCAGGGGAGGGTGTGAGGAATGTCCTGTCTTCTTACTGCCTCCATGTGGCTGCAGATGGCAGGGAGTTTGAGAGTTcaggagagacaaggaggggagTGAGGGGAAAGCAGCAGCTGTACTAACCTTTCATCTCTTTTACTTTCGGGGCCACCCTTGCTCCCCTCATCTGCCCAAATTGCCCAGATAGGCTAGGAAGGCCCATACCCTCAACACCCCATGCCCTCCAAACAAGCCAGTCAGCTTCCCCACTCATGCGGCTCTCCCTCATTGACTTGCAAGCTTTTAACTGGGTACTGCTCCATCTAGGGTTCCTACTGATATTCTCCTCTTCCTGGAAGCCTTTCTTGATTGAACCAAGCCACCAGATGCCATTATAAGCCCTTGTTCCTGCGATACCTAGGGGCTTGGTtggcctttcttcctctctctctatttctctgtctctgtgctggggtgggagagggaagggagagtaCCAGAGCCCCCTCAGTAGGATGGGAGTTCTCCAGAGCAGGAGTACCTTTCAGGACTCAAAACAGAGGCAGTTGGGGAGCGAAAAAGAAGAGAAGGTCTCCTAAGAATCTCTTGGCTCCCTCGGAATGCCTGGTCCAGCAGGGGCCTCGCACACACTCCAACGAGGGAGGGAAGATGGTGTCTTGGCATCCCGTGCCACTCCGGGGGATCAGCTAACTCTTATTCCCTAACTTCAATCCTGCTTCTTGCtaattctttccattttgtcCTTGCCATTTTTGGAGGAAAAGCAAGTCTTCCACCAGCCTTGAGCCCTAGTCCTTCAGGGCCTTTACATCCAAAGAAATTGGCTGTTGGGTCCCTCCAGTCCTCGCTTATTCTGACACCTCACATTTGCCCAGACCGTCACAGTTTACAACTTCCTGCACAGGGAGCTGCAAAGCGGCACTTGCTAAGAAAAGGCTGGCATCATTATGCCATGTTACCGATGAGAAAACTGATGTCTAGAGGTTGTGACCTCTTCAGGGTCTTGGTGCCAAAATGGCCCCAGTCTCTTGactcccagcccaggcctcttcCTGACACACTCGGACGACTTGTCACATTCTCACCCACTGCCCCCTAAATAAAAATCTTCCTTGTGCCCAAACTCACTCATCTcagctcctctctccttcctcccatccctcctGGGGGCTCCCCGACTTCAACGATTTCAGGTTgggggagagaaaagagggagcaGGACAGATCAAATggaggcaggaaaaaagaaagggacagagtCGATgccaaaagggaagagagagggtcACAGGCAGACAGAGCAAGCCGGAGACAGAGGGAAGCACAGCTAAGGCAGAGGCCCGGTGAGAGCACCAGAGCTTGAGGGAGCCAGGCTGGTGGAGCCAGAGGTACCCCAAGAGAGGcatggggagaggtggggggcAAGTCAGAGCTGGCCTCATTCCTACACTGTGTGCAGGAGAGAGTCCCCTCATTATGCAAATGGCCCCGGGTGTTACCAGAGAGGGACATCTGCTCTGTGCCCCGCGGGGCGGCAGGCAGGAGCGTGGCTTCTGAGAGACATGTCCTCCTCTAGCGCCCATCTAGAGGCAGCCAGGACCCCCGCCCCTCGGGCTCCCCAGTCGTCAGCCCTCGAGGCCCATTCCTTCCAGTCTTGCTGCCCCGTTCCCTGTGGAGGCCTCGAGGTGGATGTGAGGAGGAGGGTGAGCGCTGAGGGGAACAGGAGGCAGCGAAGGCAGGAGGGGCCGagtgaagaggaaaaggagcaaAAGGGGCAGTTTCTGGGGCTCCGGGgcagcagagaggaagagggaagggagaagctgCCTCACCAACAAGCCTGGCTgccaggagaggctgggaaagTGAGGCACTGGCTCTCCACCCTCCCAACACTCCTCTGCTCTGGTGGGCAGAGCCTTATGTTCAGAAGGGGGAGCGCAGTCCTTGAGTGGCCTGGGTACATGCTGGGTGAGAGGGTGCCAGACCTCGCACACCCTACACGTCCTGCCAGGGGCTGCCCACACGCCCATTTTGCTCTCTTCTATCTGGACTTGGCTTTGGAAGAAGTTTAAAGAAGAAGTTGGGGAGGGAAAGCTGGGGAGACGTGGGGACACTGCATGTAGGCATGAGGCCAGGAACAGACAAGTGGGAAATGAAGGAGGCAACGGAGAAGGGGAAGGACGGCAGGGACATCAAGAGAAAGCGATGGAAGAGGGGGCTGGGCACTGTGGCAGTGGGTTATTACTGAGCACTGTGAGTTTCGCCCGCCGGGAGCGCAGGGCAGCCTCGGTGGCCTGACACTCATAGGAGGCGTCGTCTGAGAGCTCGGCATCTGTGATCTCCAGGTTGTACTGCCCGGCGTCCGCAGAGCCCACGACCCGGTACCGTGGCCAGGCTGCAGGAACAGAAAGGACGAGCCTGATGTGAGCCCCGCCCCAACCTGGGAACCAGCCTGGCTTACCCTGTCCCAAGGTCACATCCTCTCCCCACTTCTCATCCTTATGTCAGGGTCCACATCCCATTCCAGGCCAgcactcctccctctgccctctcttgGAACCCCATCGCCCTCTCCTGGCACCCCACGGGCAGCTGATAAGGATGAGGTCCCAGAGGCAGACACCACCATGATGTCACAACCTCCTCCAGGGAAGCTGGGAGCCATAAAGCAGGAGCTGGGGACAGGGGGGCCAGCAGAAGGGGGAGATGAGCAGCAGCAGATGAAATCTCCGAAGCTGTTTGCAGACAAATGTCTCTCATAAtaataggaaagaaagagaaaaaaaaggcagacagcagggagaaaggagggggggGGGGAAGGGCGTGTGGGCTCTAGGAAATATAGGGCATCGCAGCACAGACATGAGCTCACTGGGGCCAAAGGGAAGCCCAAGGCGGGCCAAGGTCTTACCCTCACTCACCAAGGGAGGGATGCACGAGGCAGGGTCCCGCCAGCTCCCTGAAGGAGCCTCTAAACCAGTGTCTCGGTTCCCTGCAAAAGCTGTGGCTACGGCAGGTGGGCCTCTCCAATTCTGTCTCcttgccctccttcctccagtcTCCCGCCCACCCCCTCACTCTCCCCTGTGCTCCTCTCTCGGTTCCTCACCATCAGCTCCCTCCCAGTATCCCCCTCTGTCCAGAGGCTATCGATTCTTCTCACTCCATATctattgatctctctctctcccccagtttctttctctttccatcatCAAGAGATGTACCAGatccatctctttcctttctacAGATTGCTTTGTACAGACAAATTTCCCCTACCTGTACTAATACATGGAACTCACAGCAAATAATCTCAACCCCCTGgacaataataagaataaaaatatacagtCCCTCCTATCCTTTTATCATCACACTGCTTTACAGTCCACAGTGTGTTTTCACAAGCATATTCTCTCATTTGTCTCCCAAAAGCGCTTCTAAGGCAGACAGGCAGGCCTGCGACTACTCTGCCTATTTTATACGGCAGTAAACTAAGGCCCAGGAGGTGAAGTGGCTTTcctaaggtcacccagctggtaggTGGCAGAGGCGGGACTAGCACCCAGGTATCTTGACACCTCATCCACTCTGCCAACAGCCTTTTCAAAAGTATCTTTACTCGCTTTGGAATATAGGaggttgggttttttgttttttttttttttcaccaactCATTATGTTTGCTTCAGCACCGGCTCCATAGTGCTTAATAAAGgcatgttgaatgaataaataaataagtgctcAGGCTGATATTAAAATGAGTTTTGGCCTCTGAGCAGACATTGCCTGGGCGGGGGGCAGGACAGAGGCTGAGGAACAGCAGCCTGACATGAAATCTTTGCAGGACAGGGGGATGCCCGGGCTCTCCTCAGCTCTTGCAGGGCACATTAGTCTCCCAGCACATCCTGTGTCACCTCTGTCTGCCGGCAGCACCTCTCgtggtgtctgtctgtctgtctgtctgtttgaAGCTCTCTTATGTAAATGTCTCTTGGTTCCCTTGACCTCTTGGGCTTCCCACTGGCTTTCTCGAGCCAGTCCACAAGTGGGAGGAAAGATAAAGCTTCAGAGTTTGGAAAGCAGTGGAGAGAGCTCAGGAAGAGAGGGACAGACTGACCTCCAAACAAATGGGATGgggggctggagcagagaaggAATGTGGTGGGGATGTTAAGTCCAGGAGTTGATGTTGTGGGGAGGGGACACAAAGATGGGACAGTCCAGATGCGGGCTGGCTGGGCGGCCCCACTCACCTTTGAGGCCCTGGCCCATGCCCAGTGCCAGCCCGTCCTTGGTCCATTGCACGATGCCCGAGTAGTTGAGCAGCACGCAGGGGAGCACGGCCCGCTGTCCGGCCACCACGGTCTGGTCGGCTGGCTCCTGGCTGAAGCGGGTCTGGGTCCCTGGCAAAGCCAAAGCCGGCAC
Proteins encoded:
- the KIRREL1 gene encoding kin of IRRE-like protein 1 isoform X3; translated protein: MLSLIVWILTLSDTFSQGTQTRFSQEPADQTVVAGQRAVLPCVLLNYSGIVQWTKDGLALGMGQGLKAWPRYRVVGSADAGQYNLEITDAELSDDASYECQATEAALRSRRAKLTVLIPPEDTRIDGGPVLLLQAGTPHNLTCRAFNAKPAATIIWFRDGTQQEGAVASTELLKDGKRETTISQLLINPTDLDIGRVFTCRSVNEAIPGGKETSIELDVHHPPTVTLSIEPQTVQEGERVVFTCQATANPEILGYRWAKGGFLIEDAHESRYETNVDYSFFTEPVSCEVHNKVGSTNVSTLVNVHFAPRIVVDPKPTTTDIGSDVTLTCVWVGNPPLTLTWTKKDSNMGPRPPGSPPEAALSAQVLSNSNQLLLKSVTQADAGTYTCRAIVPRIGVAEREVPLYVNGPPIISSEAVQYAVRGDGGKVECFIGSTPPPDRIAWAWKENFLEVGTLERYTVERTNSGSGVLSTLTINNVMEADFQTHYNCTAWNSFGPGTAIIQLEEREVLPVGIIAGATIGAGILLTFFFIALVFFLYRRRKGSRKDVTLRKLDIKVETVNREPLTMHSDRDDDTASVSTATRVMKAIYSSFKDDVDLKQDLRCDTIDTREEYEMKDPTNGYYNVRAHEDRPSSRAVLYTDYRAPGPARFDGRPSSRLSHSSGYAQLNTYSRAPASDYGPEPTPPGPAAPAGTDTTSQLSYENYEKFNSHPFPGAAGYPTYRLGYPQAPPSGLERTPYEAYDPIGKYATATRFSYTSQHSDYGQRFQQRMQTHV